A single window of Oceanococcus atlanticus DNA harbors:
- a CDS encoding sodium/proline symporter, translating into MVASFLVFLAAIVAVGISSARRARGTKHDYYLASSSIQPWLVGLSAVATNNSGYMFIGVIGYTYATGLASIWLMLGWITGDLIASFLVHRKLREAAERTGEVSFAGVLSQWGGESWPHWQRLAGAISAVFLLAYTGAQLVAGSKALHVLFEWPIWTGAVIGAVMVAVYCVAGGIRASIWTDAAQSMVMIVSMGLLLIMAVSALGGPQAAVAAMDQVDGYLDWFPKDLVVPGLAGGLLFALSWLFAGLSVIGQPHVMVRFMTLQSAGQMMRMRVWYYLWFSVFYAMATAVGLLSRVYLSDSGSFDAELALPLMAQALMPPVLVGLILAGIFAATLSTADSLVLGCSAAVTHDLLPRQIERPALLKLTTVALTALALAWALANKQSVFSLVIFAWSGLASAFGPILLVWAFGGRPRQGIAVLMTLSGLATALAWRGLGWHDAVYEGMPGIMVGVLAYLIFQRWVPQATALHGAKSSG; encoded by the coding sequence GTGGTCGCCAGTTTTCTTGTGTTTCTTGCGGCGATCGTCGCGGTCGGCATCAGTTCTGCGCGGCGCGCGCGTGGGACCAAGCACGACTACTACCTGGCCAGCAGCAGTATTCAGCCCTGGCTAGTCGGGCTGTCAGCGGTTGCCACTAACAACAGTGGCTACATGTTCATCGGGGTGATCGGTTACACCTACGCCACCGGTCTGGCCTCGATCTGGCTGATGCTGGGCTGGATCACTGGTGATCTGATTGCCTCCTTCCTGGTCCATCGCAAGTTGCGTGAGGCGGCCGAGCGCACCGGTGAGGTTAGCTTCGCCGGCGTGCTGAGTCAGTGGGGTGGAGAGAGTTGGCCGCATTGGCAGCGTCTGGCCGGGGCAATTTCGGCGGTGTTCCTGCTCGCCTACACCGGGGCTCAACTGGTCGCCGGCAGCAAAGCCTTGCACGTGCTGTTCGAGTGGCCGATATGGACAGGCGCGGTGATCGGTGCGGTGATGGTTGCGGTGTACTGCGTGGCCGGTGGTATTCGCGCCTCGATCTGGACCGATGCCGCGCAGTCCATGGTGATGATTGTGTCCATGGGCTTGCTGCTGATCATGGCGGTGTCGGCGCTGGGCGGCCCGCAGGCTGCAGTTGCGGCGATGGATCAGGTCGATGGTTATCTCGACTGGTTTCCCAAGGATCTGGTTGTGCCGGGTCTGGCCGGCGGGCTGCTGTTTGCCCTGAGCTGGCTGTTTGCGGGGCTCTCGGTAATTGGTCAGCCGCACGTGATGGTGCGCTTCATGACCTTGCAGTCGGCTGGTCAGATGATGCGCATGCGGGTGTGGTACTACCTGTGGTTCAGCGTGTTTTACGCCATGGCCACCGCGGTGGGTTTGCTCTCTCGCGTGTACCTGTCCGACAGCGGCAGCTTTGATGCTGAACTTGCCCTGCCGCTGATGGCACAGGCTTTGATGCCACCGGTGTTGGTGGGGCTGATTCTGGCGGGCATTTTTGCGGCCACATTGTCGACCGCAGATTCGCTGGTGCTGGGCTGTTCGGCAGCGGTGACGCATGATTTGCTGCCGCGCCAGATCGAGCGTCCGGCCTTGCTCAAGCTCACCACGGTGGCCTTGACGGCTCTGGCACTGGCCTGGGCGCTGGCCAACAAGCAGTCGGTGTTTTCGCTGGTGATCTTCGCCTGGTCGGGGTTGGCGTCGGCGTTTGGGCCGATCCTGCTGGTCTGGGCCTTCGGCGGGCGACCACGCCAGGGGATTGCTGTGCTGATGACGCTGAGCGGCCTGGCCACGGCGCTGGCCTGGCGCGGCCTGGGCTGGCACGATGCGGTTTATGAGGGCATGCCGGGGATTATGGTCGGTGTGCTGGCGTATCTGATTTTTCAACGTTGGGTCCCGCAGGCCACGGCCCTGCATGGGGCTAAATCTTCCGGATAA
- the purL gene encoding phosphoribosylformylglycinamidine synthase: MTTYLGAAALSDFRLQAVNRGLQPLGLELLRAEWIYLAAWRDAATDDARKLALLIETDARLEDEADQVLIAPRLGTVSPWSSKATDIARVCGLTQLARLEQGRRLIVRGWDQADAATRRNALKDLHDALTETVLGHADELAQCFGERQPGALVTIALGDDPLAALQRCNVELGLALSDDEMAHLARFYAEAGRDPSDAELMMFAQINSEHCRHKIFNACWTRDGQAFEHSLFDMIRMTHAKTPEGVLSAYKDNAAILDAALTTRFIVDEQGHYQRLEEAAAIAIKVETHNHPTAIAPDPGAATGAGGEIRDEAATGRGGKPKAGLAGYSVGNLRIPGFTQAWEDDDALPARLASALDIMLDAPIGAARYNNEFGRPNLGGYFRTLDAKLDGRRWGYAKPIMIAGGMGNVRPQHAEKLPVPPGSLVIVLGGPGMLIGLGGGAASSMHAGASSEALDFASVQRANPELERRCQEVIDACWQQGEANPILSIHDVGAGGLSNAVPEILNDNDLGGEIDLSSVLIADAGLSPMEIWCNESQERYVIAIAPDALDDFTALCARERCPFAVIGTGTAERRLHVFAGDVDVVDMPMDVLLGKQPPMQREATTPTAQSGDAAWSADLALDEAIERVLRVPAVASKNFLITIGDRTVGGLTCRDQMVGPWQVPVADVAVTAAGYAGPVGEAMAMGERAPLAISNAAASGRMAVAEAVTNLAAAPIADLSDVRLSANWMAAAGDAGQSSALLATVETVGKDFCTALGIAIPVGKDSLSMQTRWSDERGEHDVISPVSLIVTGFAPVTDVEQVSTPQLRAANSHVVLLELPGGHARLGGSALAQAWQQGLGETPDVADAQALRALFTTVQTLRQQGHVLAYHDRSDGGLIAALLEMAFAARCGLDIDVLDDAVIARLFNEEVGALIQVPADAVADVLGQAAQAGLAASVVASPRDDQRINVRDARGEVIYRGDSRALEQVWAETSYRMQSLRDEPDCARQEFDAIADASDPGLNVQLTQQAAPAVVTRRPPVAILREQGVNGQVEMAWMFEQAGFAPVDVHMSDILSGQRQLGDFVGLAACGGFSYGDVLGAGRGWARSILLHDEARAQFSAFFADPARFALGVCNGCQMLSALRELIPGTHNWPQFVGNRSEQFEARLVLVDIPENNSVMLSGMAGSRLPIAAAHGEGQARFDDAQSQIQALRDGAQIAMRYVDHHAQPTEVFPFNPNGSPQGVTGLSNADGRITIMMPHPERLTRAASFSWRPDDWRGPSPWLSMFNNARAWVGDS; this comes from the coding sequence GTGACCACATACCTCGGCGCTGCGGCGCTGTCGGATTTTCGCCTGCAGGCGGTTAACCGCGGTTTGCAGCCGCTGGGCCTGGAATTGCTGCGTGCCGAATGGATTTATCTGGCTGCATGGCGTGATGCTGCGACGGATGATGCACGCAAGCTGGCGCTGCTGATTGAAACCGACGCCCGCTTGGAGGATGAGGCCGACCAGGTACTGATCGCGCCCCGTCTGGGCACGGTGTCGCCGTGGTCGAGCAAGGCCACCGACATTGCCCGGGTCTGCGGGCTGACCCAGCTGGCACGGCTGGAGCAGGGGCGTCGCCTGATCGTGCGCGGCTGGGATCAGGCCGATGCCGCGACCCGGCGCAATGCGCTCAAGGATTTGCACGATGCGCTGACCGAAACCGTGCTTGGACATGCCGACGAGCTGGCCCAGTGCTTTGGCGAACGCCAACCGGGCGCGCTGGTGACCATCGCCCTGGGCGACGATCCGCTGGCGGCGCTGCAGCGTTGCAATGTCGAGCTGGGCCTGGCCCTGAGCGATGACGAGATGGCCCATCTGGCGCGGTTTTATGCCGAGGCCGGCCGTGATCCCAGTGACGCGGAACTGATGATGTTCGCGCAGATCAACTCCGAGCACTGCCGCCACAAGATTTTCAACGCCTGCTGGACCCGTGACGGACAGGCGTTCGAGCACAGCCTGTTCGACATGATCCGCATGACCCATGCGAAAACCCCTGAAGGGGTTCTGTCGGCCTACAAGGACAACGCGGCAATCCTCGACGCGGCGCTGACCACGCGGTTCATTGTCGACGAGCAAGGCCACTATCAGCGGCTGGAGGAGGCGGCCGCGATTGCGATCAAGGTGGAAACGCACAACCACCCGACGGCGATTGCTCCGGACCCGGGCGCGGCCACCGGCGCAGGTGGTGAAATTCGTGACGAGGCGGCCACCGGGCGTGGCGGCAAACCCAAGGCCGGTCTGGCCGGTTATTCGGTTGGCAATCTGCGCATTCCCGGCTTCACCCAGGCCTGGGAAGACGATGACGCGTTGCCCGCACGGTTGGCCAGCGCGCTGGACATCATGCTGGATGCGCCGATCGGCGCGGCGCGTTACAACAACGAATTCGGCCGGCCCAATCTGGGCGGCTATTTCCGCACCCTGGATGCCAAGCTGGACGGACGTCGCTGGGGCTATGCCAAGCCGATCATGATCGCCGGTGGCATGGGCAACGTGCGCCCGCAGCACGCCGAAAAGCTGCCGGTTCCGCCGGGCAGTCTGGTCATCGTGCTGGGTGGCCCGGGCATGCTCATCGGTCTGGGCGGTGGGGCTGCATCTTCGATGCATGCCGGGGCCAGCAGCGAAGCACTCGACTTTGCGTCGGTGCAACGGGCCAACCCGGAACTGGAGCGGCGCTGTCAGGAAGTCATTGATGCCTGCTGGCAACAAGGTGAGGCCAACCCGATCCTGTCGATTCATGATGTCGGTGCCGGTGGTTTGTCCAACGCCGTGCCGGAAATTCTCAACGACAATGATCTGGGTGGTGAAATTGACCTGTCCTCGGTGCTGATCGCCGATGCGGGGCTGTCGCCAATGGAAATTTGGTGCAACGAGTCGCAGGAACGTTACGTAATTGCCATCGCGCCCGACGCGCTGGATGACTTCACCGCCTTGTGCGCACGCGAGCGCTGCCCCTTCGCGGTGATCGGTACCGGCACGGCCGAACGTCGCCTGCATGTGTTTGCCGGTGATGTGGACGTGGTCGATATGCCCATGGATGTGTTGCTCGGCAAGCAGCCGCCGATGCAGCGTGAGGCCACCACCCCGACGGCGCAGAGTGGCGATGCGGCATGGAGCGCTGATCTGGCCCTGGATGAGGCGATCGAGCGGGTCCTGCGGGTGCCGGCCGTGGCGTCCAAGAATTTCCTCATCACCATCGGTGATCGCACGGTTGGTGGCCTGACCTGTCGCGACCAGATGGTTGGCCCGTGGCAAGTGCCGGTGGCGGATGTGGCGGTCACCGCCGCGGGTTACGCCGGTCCGGTGGGCGAGGCCATGGCCATGGGCGAGCGTGCACCGCTGGCGATCAGCAATGCGGCGGCATCCGGGCGTATGGCTGTGGCTGAGGCTGTGACCAACCTGGCCGCGGCGCCAATCGCCGATTTATCGGACGTGCGTCTGTCGGCCAACTGGATGGCGGCAGCCGGTGATGCCGGGCAATCGTCTGCGTTGCTCGCCACGGTGGAAACCGTGGGCAAGGATTTCTGCACCGCGCTGGGTATTGCGATCCCGGTGGGCAAGGACTCGCTGTCGATGCAGACCCGCTGGTCGGATGAGCGAGGTGAACACGATGTGATCTCGCCGGTGTCGCTGATCGTGACCGGCTTTGCCCCGGTCACCGATGTGGAACAGGTCTCAACCCCGCAGCTGCGTGCGGCCAACAGCCACGTGGTGTTGCTGGAACTGCCCGGTGGTCATGCCCGTCTGGGCGGCTCGGCATTGGCTCAGGCCTGGCAACAGGGTCTGGGTGAAACCCCGGATGTGGCTGACGCGCAGGCCTTGCGCGCCCTGTTCACCACGGTCCAGACCCTGCGTCAGCAGGGGCATGTGCTGGCCTACCACGACCGCAGCGACGGTGGGCTGATCGCCGCGCTGCTGGAAATGGCCTTTGCAGCGCGCTGTGGCCTGGATATCGATGTGCTTGATGATGCCGTCATAGCGCGCCTGTTCAACGAAGAGGTCGGGGCCCTGATACAGGTTCCGGCCGATGCCGTGGCTGATGTGCTGGGGCAGGCCGCACAGGCCGGTCTGGCGGCATCCGTTGTGGCCAGCCCGCGCGACGACCAGCGCATCAATGTGCGTGATGCCCGCGGCGAGGTGATTTACCGCGGAGACTCCCGCGCGCTGGAGCAGGTCTGGGCGGAAACCAGTTACCGCATGCAGTCGCTGCGCGATGAGCCGGATTGTGCGCGGCAGGAGTTTGATGCCATCGCCGACGCCAGTGATCCGGGCCTCAACGTGCAGCTGACTCAGCAAGCTGCACCGGCCGTGGTCACGCGGCGTCCACCAGTGGCGATCCTGCGCGAGCAGGGCGTCAATGGCCAGGTCGAAATGGCCTGGATGTTTGAACAGGCCGGGTTTGCGCCGGTCGATGTACACATGAGCGACATTCTCAGCGGACAGCGCCAGCTGGGTGACTTCGTCGGTTTGGCCGCATGCGGTGGCTTTTCCTACGGCGACGTGCTCGGGGCCGGGCGGGGCTGGGCGCGCAGCATTCTTCTGCACGATGAAGCGCGCGCGCAGTTCAGCGCCTTCTTCGCCGATCCGGCGCGCTTTGCTCTGGGCGTTTGCAACGGCTGTCAGATGCTGTCGGCGCTGCGTGAGCTGATTCCGGGCACGCACAACTGGCCTCAATTTGTGGGTAATCGTTCGGAGCAGTTCGAGGCGCGTTTGGTGCTGGTCGATATCCCCGAAAACAACTCGGTGATGCTGTCCGGCATGGCCGGATCACGTCTGCCGATTGCCGCTGCACACGGCGAGGGGCAGGCTCGCTTCGACGATGCCCAGAGCCAGATTCAGGCCCTGCGTGACGGGGCGCAGATCGCCATGCGCTATGTCGATCACCATGCCCAGCCGACCGAGGTCTTCCCCTTCAACCCGAATGGCTCGCCGCAAGGGGTGACCGGTTTGAGCAACGCGGACGGTCGCATCACCATCATGATGCCGCATCCCGAGCGCCTGACCCGCGCGGCCAGCTTTTCGTGGCGGCCGGATGACTGGCGCGGGCCGTCACCGTGGTTGTCGATGTTCAACAACGCGCGCGCCTGGGTCGGGGACAGTTGA
- a CDS encoding MBL fold metallo-hydrolase produces MQFAILGSGSKGNATVVCSGQSRVLVDCGFSVKETEARLARVGLTPADIDGVLVTHEHSDHASGVVRLSRRFGLAVYATYGTASAAGLGELAHLHLISPHQRFDVGDLEVQPYPVPHDAREPVQFVVAHGGQRIGILSDAGAVTAHMQDVLSGCDALLLECNHCPEMLANGPYPAALKNRVASRLGHLSNEQSAALLGQLDRSRLQHLAVTHLSEKNNCPDRATQALVGVLGEHPQWLAVAGQDDGLGWRQLEL; encoded by the coding sequence ATGCAGTTCGCGATCCTCGGCAGTGGCAGCAAAGGCAACGCCACCGTGGTGTGCAGTGGGCAATCGCGGGTACTGGTGGATTGCGGGTTTTCGGTCAAGGAAACCGAAGCGCGGCTGGCTCGGGTCGGGCTCACGCCAGCGGACATAGACGGCGTGCTGGTGACCCACGAGCACTCGGATCACGCCTCTGGCGTGGTGCGCCTGTCCCGGCGTTTCGGGCTTGCGGTCTACGCCACCTACGGTACGGCCAGCGCGGCCGGGCTGGGCGAACTGGCCCATCTGCATCTGATCTCACCGCATCAGCGCTTTGATGTGGGAGATCTCGAGGTTCAGCCGTATCCGGTGCCACACGATGCGCGCGAGCCGGTGCAGTTCGTGGTCGCGCACGGTGGGCAGCGTATCGGCATTCTGTCGGATGCCGGCGCAGTCACCGCACACATGCAGGATGTCCTGTCCGGTTGCGATGCGTTGCTGCTGGAGTGCAATCACTGCCCCGAGATGCTGGCCAACGGCCCGTATCCGGCGGCCCTGAAAAACCGGGTGGCTTCGCGGCTGGGCCACCTCAGCAATGAACAGTCGGCAGCCCTGCTGGGGCAGCTCGACCGCAGCCGTTTGCAGCATCTCGCAGTGACCCATCTGAGCGAGAAGAACAACTGCCCGGACCGGGCCACCCAGGCGCTTGTTGGCGTGCTCGGTGAACATCCGCAATGGCTGGCTGTCGCCGGTCAGGATGACGGTCTGGGCTGGCGACAACTGGAACTTTGA
- a CDS encoding DUF6394 family protein, which translates to MNMEKVLFGFFVLLALTLNFGFVMGDMEKAEHHHVFELFAALVVSLIATVLKFGDRSHLGAVLLASSLVADLHLIAAAVVWGVSSQLYASGESPVVVASVVSLAGGALVANLASVVLLVVETLTLRR; encoded by the coding sequence ATGAATATGGAAAAAGTGCTGTTCGGGTTTTTTGTGCTGCTGGCATTAACGCTGAACTTTGGCTTTGTCATGGGTGACATGGAGAAAGCCGAACATCACCACGTATTCGAGTTGTTCGCTGCGCTCGTTGTCAGCTTGATTGCGACCGTGTTGAAGTTTGGTGATCGCTCGCATCTGGGCGCCGTGCTGTTGGCCTCGTCGTTGGTGGCGGATCTGCACCTGATCGCCGCAGCGGTGGTCTGGGGCGTGTCCAGTCAGCTCTATGCCTCGGGCGAGTCGCCGGTGGTCGTGGCCAGCGTCGTGTCGCTGGCCGGGGGCGCCCTGGTGGCCAATCTTGCATCGGTGGTCTTGCTGGTGGTGGAAACCCTGACGCTGCGTCGCTAG
- a CDS encoding bifunctional nicotinamide-nucleotide adenylyltransferase/Nudix hydroxylase, which produces MSQAVRHALGLVIGRFQPFHRGHEVICRHALEHSERLLIILGSGQQARSVRNPWTDAEREQLIRNSLPDVAPERLLFESVPDVFYNEQVWLDYVDRAVHRHADDRGVCLFGHTKDSSSYYLALFPQWGYEELPNFQDLSATPLREALLGAGPADLDATLASWAWAMPACGDAPLRALLQAPAFVDMCAEFEVIAAHRKAWAQSPYPPVFVTVDALVECKGHVLLIQRGHRPGKGLWALPGGFVDQQERLQRGAERELQEETGLDLGMLATQRLGNRAYDAPERSDRGRVITHVFHYRLDEASLPAVRGGDDAAHARWWPVAEIEREQMFDDHYCVLQHALDLY; this is translated from the coding sequence TTGAGCCAAGCTGTGCGCCATGCCCTGGGTCTGGTGATCGGCCGTTTCCAGCCGTTTCACCGTGGTCATGAGGTGATTTGCCGGCACGCGCTGGAACATAGTGAGCGTTTGCTCATCATTCTGGGGTCGGGCCAGCAGGCCCGCAGCGTGCGCAATCCGTGGACCGATGCTGAGCGTGAGCAGCTGATCCGTAACAGCCTGCCCGATGTGGCTCCGGAACGTCTGTTGTTCGAATCGGTGCCGGATGTGTTCTACAACGAGCAGGTGTGGCTGGACTACGTCGACCGCGCCGTGCATCGGCATGCCGACGACCGTGGCGTGTGCCTGTTCGGTCACACCAAGGACTCCAGTTCCTACTACCTGGCGCTGTTTCCCCAGTGGGGCTACGAAGAGCTGCCCAACTTCCAGGATCTCAGCGCTACGCCCCTGCGCGAGGCCCTGCTGGGCGCCGGCCCGGCAGATCTCGACGCCACCCTTGCCAGTTGGGCCTGGGCCATGCCGGCCTGTGGTGATGCGCCTTTGCGGGCGCTGCTGCAGGCGCCAGCGTTCGTTGATATGTGCGCCGAGTTCGAGGTGATTGCCGCTCACCGCAAAGCCTGGGCACAGTCGCCGTACCCGCCGGTGTTTGTCACCGTTGATGCCTTGGTCGAATGCAAGGGCCATGTGCTGCTGATCCAGCGCGGCCATCGTCCGGGCAAAGGTCTGTGGGCCTTGCCAGGTGGTTTTGTGGACCAGCAGGAACGTCTGCAGCGTGGTGCGGAACGCGAGCTACAGGAGGAAACCGGCCTTGATCTGGGGATGCTGGCCACGCAACGCCTGGGCAATCGCGCCTACGATGCGCCCGAGCGTTCCGACCGTGGGCGGGTGATCACCCACGTGTTCCACTATCGGCTCGATGAAGCGTCGCTACCGGCCGTGCGTGGTGGTGATGATGCGGCGCATGCGCGCTGGTGGCCGGTGGCCGAGATTGAACGCGAGCAGATGTTCGACGACCACTATTGCGTGCTGCAGCACGCGCTGGATCTGTACTGA
- a CDS encoding adenosylmethionine--8-amino-7-oxononanoate transaminase produces the protein MSTLAQRDLKRIWHPCTQMKDHETLPLIEVDRGEGVWLYDTAGKRYLDIISSWWVNIFGHCHPHIVEAISRQAAKLEHVIFAGHTHEPAVELAERVLKLAPAGFDKMFFADNGSAAVEVALKMSFHYWRNRGEQRTRFIHLSNAYHGETLGALSVGDVALYKETYEPLLLDAICVPGPDNYQCESGETPVEHARRKLEDMRAAFERHAGEVCAVIVEPLIQCAGNMRMYDPEYLRGLRALCDEFNIHLIADEIAVGFGRTGTLFACEQAQIRPDFMCLSKGLTGGWLPLAVVLTDDNVYDAFYDEYQTLRAFLHSHSYTGNPLACAVANATLDLFEQNDTIRANQALAQRMAAAAAPLADHPHVGDIRQHGMTLAIEMVADKATRTPYDWKERRGLRVYQHGLSQGALLRPLGNVVYWMPPYVISEEQIDWIGQITREGIALATAE, from the coding sequence ATGAGCACACTGGCGCAGCGTGATCTCAAGCGCATCTGGCACCCGTGCACGCAGATGAAGGACCACGAAACCCTGCCCCTGATCGAGGTCGATCGGGGTGAGGGTGTGTGGCTGTACGACACCGCGGGCAAGCGTTACCTCGACATCATCAGCTCCTGGTGGGTGAATATTTTTGGCCACTGCCATCCGCATATCGTCGAGGCGATCAGTCGACAGGCCGCCAAGCTGGAGCATGTGATCTTTGCTGGTCACACCCATGAGCCGGCGGTGGAGCTGGCCGAACGTGTGCTCAAGCTGGCACCGGCCGGCTTCGATAAGATGTTCTTCGCCGATAATGGCTCGGCGGCGGTCGAAGTGGCGCTCAAGATGAGCTTTCACTACTGGCGTAATCGAGGCGAGCAGCGCACCCGTTTCATCCACCTGAGCAATGCGTACCACGGTGAAACCCTGGGGGCCTTGAGCGTCGGCGACGTGGCCCTGTACAAGGAAACCTACGAGCCACTGCTGCTCGATGCCATCTGCGTGCCGGGTCCCGACAACTACCAGTGCGAGTCGGGCGAAACGCCGGTGGAACATGCCAGGCGCAAGCTTGAGGACATGCGCGCTGCGTTCGAGCGCCACGCCGGTGAAGTCTGCGCCGTGATCGTCGAGCCGCTGATCCAGTGCGCCGGCAACATGCGCATGTACGACCCCGAATATCTGCGCGGGCTGCGAGCGCTGTGTGATGAGTTCAATATCCATCTCATCGCAGATGAGATTGCGGTCGGGTTCGGCCGCACCGGCACCCTGTTTGCCTGCGAGCAAGCGCAGATTCGCCCGGATTTCATGTGTTTGTCCAAGGGGCTGACCGGCGGCTGGCTGCCGCTTGCCGTGGTCCTCACCGACGACAATGTCTACGACGCGTTCTACGACGAGTACCAGACCCTGCGTGCCTTTCTGCACTCGCATTCCTACACCGGCAATCCGCTGGCTTGTGCGGTGGCCAACGCCACCCTGGATCTGTTCGAGCAGAACGACACCATTCGCGCCAATCAGGCCCTGGCCCAGCGCATGGCCGCGGCTGCAGCGCCGCTGGCTGATCACCCGCATGTGGGCGACATACGCCAGCACGGCATGACCCTGGCGATCGAAATGGTGGCTGACAAGGCCACACGCACACCTTACGACTGGAAAGAGCGACGTGGCTTGCGGGTTTATCAGCACGGTCTGAGTCAGGGCGCGTTGCTGCGCCCGCTGGGCAATGTGGTGTACTGGATGCCGCCGTACGTGATCAGCGAAGAGCAGATCGACTGGATCGGCCAGATCACCCGTGAGGGCATCGCCCTGGCAACTGCGGAGTAG
- a CDS encoding DUF1820 family protein, whose translation MSKQHLYRVVYQAQGEVIEIFARQVSQGGLFGFIEIGELVFGERSSVVVDPAEERLKEQFKDVDSFFLPMHSVLRVDVVNKQGKAKISKAEGGSNVTPFPIYTPTER comes from the coding sequence ATGAGCAAGCAGCATTTGTATCGCGTCGTTTATCAGGCCCAGGGCGAGGTGATCGAAATCTTCGCGCGCCAGGTCTCCCAGGGTGGTCTGTTCGGCTTCATCGAGATCGGCGAACTGGTCTTTGGCGAGCGCTCCAGCGTGGTGGTCGATCCCGCTGAAGAGCGACTCAAGGAGCAGTTCAAGGACGTCGACAGCTTTTTTCTGCCGATGCATTCGGTGCTGCGCGTGGACGTGGTCAACAAGCAGGGCAAGGCCAAGATCAGCAAGGCCGAAGGCGGCAGCAACGTGACGCCCTTCCCGATCTACACGCCGACCGAACGCTAG
- a CDS encoding DUF4149 domain-containing protein — MLGVPAALMMMGMLAGANVLFAAVLKPVLIRLLPQTSARSFIAHMFSLYYLFGAALSGVSLALLFNLPCVSMMARLVMSLCCVGYLMAWLQLVPRLVMFSDRHDGDAVQRLDRAIQVLNTAQWAVTTAVFIQTFQVCG; from the coding sequence ATGCTGGGGGTGCCCGCCGCCTTGATGATGATGGGCATGCTGGCGGGTGCCAATGTGCTGTTCGCTGCGGTGCTCAAGCCGGTGCTGATCCGCCTGCTGCCGCAGACCTCGGCGCGCAGCTTCATTGCCCACATGTTCAGCCTGTACTACCTGTTTGGTGCGGCGCTGAGCGGGGTGTCGCTGGCGCTGCTGTTCAATCTGCCCTGCGTGAGCATGATGGCGCGCCTGGTCATGAGCCTGTGCTGCGTCGGCTATCTGATGGCCTGGCTGCAACTGGTACCGCGTCTGGTCATGTTCAGCGACCGCCATGATGGCGATGCCGTACAGCGCCTGGATCGGGCCATCCAGGTGCTCAACACCGCGCAATGGGCGGTGACCACGGCGGTCTTTATTCAGACGTTTCAGGTTTGCGGATAA